Proteins from a single region of Sneathiella aquimaris:
- the rpsL gene encoding 30S ribosomal protein S12, translating into MPTINQLIRKPRKAPVSRNKVPAMEACPQKRGVCTRVYTTTPKKPNSALRKVARVRLTNGFEVTSYIPGEGHNLQEHSVVMIRGGRVKDLPGVRYHIIRGTLDTQGISTRRQRRSKYGAKKPK; encoded by the coding sequence ATGCCTACTATTAATCAGCTGATTAGAAAACCACGTAAAGCGCCTGTTTCTCGGAATAAGGTGCCTGCTATGGAAGCATGCCCGCAAAAGCGTGGCGTTTGCACAAGAGTTTATACAACAACACCTAAGAAACCGAACTCCGCGTTGCGTAAAGTCGCCCGTGTTCGGTTGACCAACGGGTTTGAGGTTACAAGCTACATCCCTGGTGAGGGTCATAACCTTCAAGAACACTCTGTCGTGATGATCCGCGGCGGCCGTGTGAAGGATTTGCCAGGTGTTCGTTATCACATTATTCGCGGTACGCTGGATACTCAAGGTATCTCAACACGCCGCCAGCGTCGTTCTAAGTATGGCGCGAAGAAGCCTAAGTAA
- the rpoC gene encoding DNA-directed RNA polymerase subunit beta', translating to MNELMNLFGQPQGTQAFDEIKISIASPERIRSWSYGEIKKPETINYRTFKPEKDGLFCARIFGPIKDYECLCGKYKRMKYRGITCEKCGVEVTLSKVRRERMAHIELASPVAHIWFLKSLPSRIGLLLDMTLKDLERILYFEHYVVIEPGLSPLKQYQLLTEEEFLDAQDDYGDDAFTASIGAEAIRDILSNLDLETISEEIREEMRTTTSEAKPKKLAKRLKLIEAFMESGNRPEWMILQVIPVIPPELRPLVPLDGGRFATSDLNDLYRRVINRNNRLKRLIELRAPDIIVRNEKRMLQESVDALFDNGRRGRVITGANKRPLKSLSDMLKGKQGRFRQNLLGKRVDYSGRSVIVVGPELKLHQCGLPKKMALELFKPFIYAKLELKGMAATVKMAKKLVEKERPEVWDILDEVIREHPVLLNRAPTLHRLGIQAFEPVLIEGKAIQLHPLVCTAFNADFDGDQMAVHVPLSLEAQLEARVLMMSTNNILSPASGKPIIVPSQDIVLGIYYLTMNKDNEPGEGMLISDVAEAQHAIDNNVLTLHSKIKTKIRYVNEDGSEEARLTETTPGRMLIEEILPRNSKVNFGLINRLLTKKEITSVIDEVYRHCGQKETVIFADRLMGLGFAHACRAGISFGKDDMQIPVSKDKLVEDTRVLAEEYERQYYDGLITQGEKYNKVIDAWSQCTDKVADEMMKVIEAVQIGEDNRQIGINSIYMMAHSGARGSAAQMKQLAGMRGLMAKPSGEIIETPIISNFKEGLSVLEYFNSTHGARKGLADTALKTANSGYLTRRLVDVAQDCVVVEFDCGTQKGVTVREVVEGSDIIATLSDRLLGRTASVDVINPQTGDVLVAAGDMFDEATSLAAETCGVEQVLIRSVLTCETKGGICGKCYGRDLARGTPVNIGEAVGVIAAQSIGEPGTQLTMRTFHIGGTAQVAEISSIEASHEGTIRIHNRNVVKNSKGLLVVMGRNSELVLVDSNNRERARHRLTYGTTLLVDEDQKVGKGDKLAQWDPFTTPVITELEGTVSYKDLVSGISIAEQVDEATGITRKIVVDWKAQPKGTDLRPRITLRDASGELLALPNGHEARYFLPVDAILSVEDGVEVQAGDVLARIPREGSKTKDITGGLPRVAELFEARRPKDHAIIAEADGYVEFGKDYKSKRRVSIRPEDENLDPVEYLIPKGKHLAVNEGDYVRVGDYLLDGNPAPHDILKVLGVEALANFLINEIQDVYRLQGVKINDKHIEVICRQMLQKIEIESQGESTFLLGEHVDREEFEAENIKLEKAGRAPAQGSPILLGITKASLQTNSFISAASFQETTRVLTEASVAGKKDTLTGLKENVIVGRLIPAGTGAQMNQLKRIAAERDRVIQEQSDFPVDMINTTDGQEATTD from the coding sequence ATGAATGAGTTGATGAACCTTTTCGGTCAGCCACAAGGCACTCAGGCGTTTGATGAGATTAAAATCTCAATCGCTTCCCCAGAACGTATCCGTTCTTGGTCTTATGGTGAGATCAAAAAGCCCGAAACCATCAATTACCGGACGTTCAAACCAGAAAAAGACGGCCTTTTCTGCGCCAGAATTTTTGGCCCGATAAAAGACTACGAATGTTTGTGTGGTAAATACAAACGCATGAAATATCGTGGGATTACCTGCGAAAAATGTGGCGTTGAAGTGACGCTGTCTAAGGTGCGTCGTGAACGTATGGCGCATATTGAGCTTGCGTCTCCAGTCGCCCATATCTGGTTCCTGAAATCACTACCATCTCGTATTGGCCTTCTGCTTGATATGACATTGAAGGATCTAGAACGGATCCTGTATTTCGAGCATTATGTTGTAATCGAACCTGGTCTTTCTCCTTTGAAGCAGTACCAGTTGCTGACCGAAGAAGAATTCCTGGATGCGCAGGATGACTATGGTGACGATGCCTTTACAGCCAGTATTGGTGCAGAGGCCATTCGTGACATTTTGTCGAACCTTGATCTGGAAACCATCAGCGAAGAAATCCGCGAAGAGATGCGGACAACAACGTCTGAAGCCAAACCTAAGAAACTGGCTAAACGTCTTAAGCTGATTGAAGCGTTCATGGAATCCGGTAACCGCCCTGAATGGATGATCCTTCAGGTCATTCCGGTTATTCCACCTGAGCTTCGTCCATTGGTCCCGCTGGATGGCGGCCGCTTTGCGACGTCAGATCTCAACGATCTTTATCGCCGTGTTATTAACCGGAACAACCGCTTGAAGCGCCTGATTGAATTGCGTGCTCCTGACATCATTGTCCGGAACGAAAAACGTATGCTGCAGGAATCGGTTGATGCGTTGTTCGATAATGGTCGTCGCGGTCGTGTGATCACAGGTGCCAATAAACGTCCTCTGAAGTCCCTTTCAGACATGTTGAAAGGTAAGCAGGGTCGTTTCCGTCAAAACCTTCTTGGTAAACGTGTTGACTATTCTGGTCGTTCTGTAATCGTTGTGGGACCGGAATTGAAACTACACCAATGTGGTTTGCCGAAGAAAATGGCCTTGGAGCTGTTTAAGCCGTTTATTTATGCCAAGCTCGAATTGAAGGGTATGGCGGCAACGGTCAAGATGGCCAAGAAACTTGTTGAAAAAGAACGTCCCGAAGTTTGGGATATTCTTGACGAAGTCATTCGCGAACATCCGGTTCTGCTGAACCGGGCGCCAACGCTTCACCGTCTTGGTATTCAGGCGTTTGAACCTGTTCTGATCGAGGGTAAAGCCATTCAGCTTCATCCTTTGGTTTGTACAGCGTTTAATGCTGACTTTGATGGTGACCAAATGGCGGTCCACGTACCTCTTTCACTGGAAGCTCAGTTGGAAGCTCGCGTTTTGATGATGTCTACGAACAACATCCTCAGCCCTGCCAGTGGTAAGCCGATTATCGTTCCAAGTCAGGATATTGTTCTGGGTATCTATTATCTGACAATGAATAAAGATAATGAGCCGGGCGAAGGAATGCTGATTTCTGACGTTGCAGAAGCCCAGCATGCGATCGACAACAATGTTTTGACACTTCACAGTAAGATTAAAACAAAAATCCGCTACGTGAATGAAGATGGTTCTGAAGAGGCCCGCCTTACTGAAACAACACCAGGCCGGATGCTGATCGAAGAAATACTGCCTCGGAACTCCAAAGTTAATTTTGGTTTGATCAACCGCTTGTTGACCAAAAAAGAAATTACCTCTGTTATTGACGAAGTGTACCGTCACTGCGGACAAAAAGAGACCGTGATCTTTGCTGATAGGCTCATGGGTCTTGGTTTTGCCCACGCTTGCCGTGCTGGTATTTCTTTTGGTAAGGACGACATGCAGATTCCAGTGTCTAAAGACAAGCTGGTTGAAGATACACGTGTTCTTGCCGAAGAATATGAGCGTCAGTACTATGATGGCCTGATTACTCAGGGTGAGAAGTACAATAAGGTTATTGATGCCTGGTCGCAGTGTACGGACAAAGTTGCTGACGAAATGATGAAGGTTATTGAAGCCGTTCAGATCGGTGAAGATAACCGTCAGATCGGCATTAACTCAATCTATATGATGGCTCACTCTGGTGCTCGTGGTTCTGCTGCACAGATGAAACAGCTTGCTGGTATGCGTGGCCTTATGGCCAAGCCGTCTGGTGAAATCATTGAGACACCGATCATTTCAAACTTTAAAGAAGGTTTGAGTGTTCTTGAGTACTTTAACTCGACACATGGTGCGCGTAAGGGTCTTGCTGATACCGCTTTGAAAACAGCCAACTCCGGTTATTTGACGCGTCGCCTGGTCGATGTGGCTCAGGACTGTGTTGTTGTTGAATTCGATTGTGGTACTCAGAAAGGTGTGACCGTTCGTGAGGTTGTTGAGGGCAGTGATATTATCGCTACTCTAAGTGATCGTCTCCTTGGACGGACCGCTTCTGTTGACGTGATCAACCCACAAACAGGAGATGTCCTTGTTGCTGCGGGTGACATGTTCGACGAAGCCACGTCATTGGCTGCTGAAACATGTGGTGTTGAGCAGGTTCTTATCCGTTCGGTTCTTACCTGTGAAACAAAAGGCGGAATTTGCGGTAAATGTTATGGTCGTGATCTGGCCCGCGGAACACCCGTGAATATCGGTGAGGCTGTTGGTGTTATCGCGGCTCAGTCAATTGGTGAGCCTGGTACTCAGCTGACCATGCGTACCTTCCATATTGGTGGTACAGCGCAGGTTGCTGAAATTTCATCCATTGAAGCGTCTCATGAAGGTACAATCCGCATTCACAACAGAAATGTTGTGAAAAACAGTAAAGGGCTGCTCGTTGTTATGGGCCGTAACTCTGAACTGGTTCTTGTGGATAGTAACAATCGTGAACGTGCCCGTCACCGCCTGACCTATGGTACGACCCTGCTGGTTGACGAAGATCAAAAGGTCGGCAAGGGCGATAAGCTGGCCCAGTGGGATCCATTTACAACCCCAGTGATTACGGAACTTGAAGGTACTGTAAGCTATAAAGATCTGGTAAGCGGTATCTCCATTGCGGAACAGGTCGATGAAGCAACCGGTATTACCCGTAAAATCGTAGTTGACTGGAAAGCTCAGCCAAAAGGCACGGATCTGCGCCCTCGTATTACGCTAAGGGATGCAAGTGGTGAACTACTGGCGTTGCCCAACGGTCACGAAGCCCGTTACTTCCTGCCTGTGGATGCGATTCTGTCTGTTGAAGATGGTGTTGAAGTTCAGGCGGGTGACGTCCTTGCTCGTATCCCACGTGAAGGATCGAAAACGAAAGATATTACCGGTGGTCTGCCACGGGTGGCCGAACTCTTTGAAGCGCGTCGTCCAAAAGACCATGCGATTATCGCTGAAGCGGATGGTTATGTTGAATTCGGTAAAGACTATAAGTCAAAACGCCGCGTCAGCATTCGCCCTGAAGACGAGAATCTGGACCCTGTAGAATATCTCATTCCAAAAGGTAAGCATCTTGCCGTGAATGAGGGCGACTATGTCCGGGTTGGCGATTATCTGTTGGATGGTAATCCTGCACCGCATGATATTTTGAAGGTCCTGGGTGTTGAAGCCCTGGCGAACTTCCTGATCAATGAAATCCAGGACGTTTATCGTCTGCAGGGTGTGAAGATCAATGACAAGCATATCGAAGTGATTTGCCGTCAGATGCTTCAGAAGATTGAAATTGAATCGCAAGGCGAGTCAACCTTCCTGCTTGGTGAACATGTTGACCGTGAAGAGTTCGAAGCAGAAAATATCAAACTTGAAAAAGCGGGTCGTGCACCGGCGCAGGGAAGCCCAATCCTACTGGGTATTACCAAAGCCAGCTTGCAGACAAACTCTTTCATCTCTGCTGCGTCCTTCCAGGAAACAACACGGGTTCTTACCGAAGCGTCTGTAGCGGGTAAGAAGGATACGCTGACCGGCCTGAAAGAAAACGTGATCGTGGGTCGTCTGATCCCAGCGGGTACAGGGGCTCAGATGAACCAACTGAAACGCATTGCTGCGGAGCGGGATCGTGTCATACAGGAACAGTCCGATTTTCCAGTCGATATGATCAACACGACTGATGGTCAGGAAGCGACCACGGATTAA
- the rpoB gene encoding DNA-directed RNA polymerase subunit beta, with protein sequence MLQSFTGRKRVRKDFGRIAAATTMPNLIEVQKTSYDAFLMENIPADERGDEGLQSVFKSVFPIKDFADTASLEFVSYEFEPPKYDEEECQQRSMTFAAPLKATLRLIVFEVDPDTEAKSVLDIKEQSVYMGDMPLMTDKGTFIINGTERVIVSQMHRSPGVFFDHDKGKTHSSGKLLFAARVIPYRGSWLDFEFDAKDIVHVRIDRRRKLPVTALLQALGLSQEDILNYFYDRVDYKLDKKGWRTPFNVERVRGSRLIRDLVDADTETVVAETGTKVTQRLAKKLVDAGLKDMLVSHLELVGRFAAEDMINPETGEVFVEAGDELTEALVDQLEAAGFDEISTLDIDNVNVGPYIRNTLAVDKSSTREQALIDIYRVMRPGEPPTEETAEALFHGLFFDSERYDLSAVGRVKMNMRLDLDVEDTVRVLRKEDILEVVKTLVRLKDGHGETDDIDNLGNRRVRSVGELMENQYRIGLLRMERAIRERMSSVEIDTVMPHDLINAKPAAAAVREFFGSSQLSQFMDQTNPLSEITHKRRLSALGPGGLTRERAGFEVRDVHPTHYGRICPIETPEGPNIGLINSLATFARVNKYGFIESPYQRVENNKLTGEVKYLSAMEESKHTISQANAALDENGQFTEDFVRCRAQGEYVVVKPEEVTFIDVSPKQLVSVGASLIPFLENDDANRALMGSNMQRQAVPLLKAEAPFVGTGMEERVARDSGVATVAKRGGIVDQVDATRIVIRAEETDLSKSGVDIYNLLKFQRSNQNTCINQRPLVKVGDRVEEGDIICDGPSTDLGELALGRNVLVAFMPWNGYNFEDSILISERIVKDDVFTSIHIEEFEVAARDTKLGPEEITRDIPNVGEEGLKNLDEAGIVYVGAEIQPGDILVGKITPKGESPMTPEEKLLRAIFGEKASDVRDTSLRLPPGVAGTVVEVRVFNRHGVEKDERALAIERDEIEHLAKDRDDEKAILERTIYDRLKGLLAGQTVISGPAEFKAGEEITSEKLMDIHSGVWWQLSVDNDDVMTDIEALKKQYDEAIGRLRARFENKVDKLQRGDELPPGVMKMVKVFVAVKRKLQPGDKMAGRHGNKGVISRILPEEDMPYLEDGKPVDIVLNPLGVPSRMNVGQILETHLGWASHGIGVQINEIMERIYRGASDLEPLKSKLNEVYGDEEYGEKISDMADDQFIELGENLRNGVPMATPVFDGAKEVDIDRLLQVAGLDTSGQVTLIDGRTGETFDRKVTVGYIYMLKLHHLVDDKIHARSIGPYSLVTQQPLGGKAQFGGQRFGEMEVWALQAYGAAYTLQEMLTVKSDDVAGRTKVYEAIVRGDDTFEAGIPESFNVLVKEMRSLCLNVELSQIGY encoded by the coding sequence ATTTTGCAGTCGTTCACCGGTCGGAAACGTGTTCGTAAAGATTTTGGGCGTATCGCAGCCGCGACAACAATGCCAAATCTTATTGAGGTTCAGAAAACCTCCTACGACGCTTTCCTTATGGAAAATATTCCAGCGGATGAGCGGGGTGACGAAGGTCTTCAAAGCGTTTTTAAGTCAGTCTTTCCGATAAAGGATTTTGCGGATACGGCTAGCTTGGAATTCGTGAGTTATGAATTCGAACCTCCGAAATATGACGAAGAGGAATGTCAGCAACGCAGTATGACATTCGCGGCGCCATTGAAAGCGACGCTTCGTCTGATCGTGTTTGAGGTAGACCCCGATACAGAAGCTAAATCTGTCTTGGATATTAAAGAACAGAGCGTTTACATGGGCGATATGCCGCTCATGACGGATAAAGGTACCTTTATTATTAACGGTACCGAGCGCGTAATCGTGTCGCAGATGCATCGGAGCCCCGGTGTTTTCTTTGATCATGACAAAGGTAAAACCCATTCAAGCGGTAAACTTTTGTTTGCGGCTCGGGTTATCCCATATCGTGGTTCCTGGCTCGATTTTGAGTTTGATGCCAAAGACATCGTCCATGTTCGGATTGACCGTCGCCGTAAACTTCCGGTGACTGCCTTGCTTCAGGCTCTGGGGCTGAGTCAGGAAGATATCCTGAATTATTTCTACGATCGTGTTGATTACAAGCTGGATAAAAAAGGCTGGCGGACTCCGTTTAATGTTGAACGGGTTCGTGGAAGCCGTCTTATCCGGGATCTCGTCGACGCAGATACAGAAACAGTTGTTGCCGAAACAGGCACAAAAGTCACACAGCGTCTGGCCAAGAAATTGGTTGATGCCGGCTTGAAAGACATGCTGGTCAGTCACCTTGAACTGGTGGGACGTTTTGCAGCGGAAGACATGATTAACCCTGAAACCGGGGAAGTCTTTGTTGAAGCCGGTGACGAGCTTACAGAAGCTTTGGTGGATCAGTTGGAAGCTGCCGGCTTTGACGAGATTTCCACTCTGGACATCGATAATGTCAATGTTGGCCCCTATATCCGCAACACTCTTGCAGTTGATAAAAGCTCCACTCGTGAGCAGGCGCTTATCGACATCTACCGTGTGATGCGTCCGGGTGAGCCGCCAACCGAGGAAACTGCTGAAGCATTGTTCCACGGGTTGTTCTTCGATTCAGAACGCTATGACCTGTCTGCGGTTGGCCGTGTGAAAATGAACATGCGTCTGGATCTGGACGTTGAGGATACGGTACGTGTTCTTCGCAAGGAAGACATTCTTGAAGTTGTAAAAACACTCGTGCGCCTTAAAGACGGCCACGGTGAAACCGACGATATTGATAACCTGGGTAATCGCCGGGTTCGTTCCGTTGGTGAACTGATGGAAAATCAGTATCGTATTGGTTTGCTTCGTATGGAGCGTGCTATTCGTGAGCGGATGAGTTCTGTCGAAATTGATACGGTCATGCCGCATGACTTGATCAATGCGAAACCGGCTGCTGCCGCTGTTCGTGAATTCTTCGGTTCGTCACAACTTAGCCAGTTTATGGATCAGACAAACCCATTGTCAGAGATTACCCATAAACGCCGTTTGTCGGCGCTTGGCCCAGGTGGTCTTACGCGAGAACGCGCAGGCTTTGAAGTCCGTGACGTTCATCCAACGCACTATGGTCGTATTTGCCCGATTGAAACGCCAGAGGGTCCAAACATTGGTTTGATCAACTCGCTTGCTACATTCGCGCGGGTCAATAAGTATGGCTTTATTGAAAGCCCATATCAGCGGGTTGAAAATAATAAGCTGACCGGCGAAGTAAAATATCTCTCCGCAATGGAAGAGAGCAAGCATACAATTTCGCAGGCCAATGCGGCACTGGATGAAAACGGCCAATTTACGGAGGATTTTGTCCGTTGTCGTGCACAAGGCGAATATGTTGTTGTTAAACCTGAAGAAGTGACCTTCATCGACGTATCACCAAAACAGCTGGTATCCGTGGGTGCGTCCCTTATTCCGTTCCTTGAAAACGATGATGCGAACCGTGCCTTGATGGGCTCGAACATGCAGCGTCAGGCCGTTCCACTCCTAAAAGCGGAAGCCCCGTTTGTTGGTACTGGTATGGAAGAGCGTGTCGCACGGGACTCTGGTGTTGCAACGGTTGCCAAACGCGGCGGTATTGTTGATCAGGTGGATGCTACCCGTATCGTTATTCGGGCAGAAGAAACCGATTTGAGCAAGTCTGGTGTTGATATTTACAACCTGCTGAAATTCCAGCGGTCTAACCAGAATACCTGCATAAACCAGCGTCCACTCGTAAAGGTTGGTGATCGGGTTGAAGAAGGCGACATCATCTGTGATGGGCCGTCGACTGATCTTGGAGAGCTGGCTCTCGGACGGAACGTGCTGGTCGCGTTTATGCCGTGGAATGGCTATAACTTTGAGGATTCGATCCTGATTTCGGAGCGGATCGTTAAAGACGACGTCTTCACTTCAATTCATATCGAAGAGTTTGAAGTTGCTGCACGGGATACGAAATTGGGCCCTGAGGAAATTACTCGGGATATTCCAAATGTCGGTGAAGAAGGCCTGAAAAACCTTGATGAAGCCGGTATCGTATATGTGGGTGCTGAAATTCAGCCAGGCGATATCCTGGTTGGTAAGATTACACCTAAGGGTGAAAGCCCGATGACTCCAGAAGAGAAACTTCTGCGGGCCATCTTTGGTGAAAAAGCATCCGATGTTCGGGATACTTCGTTGCGCTTGCCGCCAGGTGTGGCCGGTACAGTGGTTGAGGTGCGTGTCTTTAACCGTCATGGTGTTGAAAAAGATGAACGTGCTCTGGCGATTGAACGGGATGAAATTGAACATCTGGCAAAAGACAGGGATGACGAAAAAGCGATCCTTGAGCGGACAATTTATGATCGCTTGAAAGGGTTGCTTGCCGGTCAGACTGTTATTTCAGGACCAGCCGAGTTTAAAGCGGGCGAAGAGATTACGTCCGAAAAACTGATGGACATCCATTCCGGTGTCTGGTGGCAGCTCAGTGTCGACAATGACGATGTCATGACAGACATCGAAGCATTGAAGAAACAGTATGATGAAGCGATTGGTCGTCTTCGTGCCCGCTTTGAAAATAAAGTGGATAAACTTCAGCGTGGTGATGAATTGCCTCCTGGGGTGATGAAGATGGTCAAAGTCTTTGTTGCGGTTAAGCGTAAGCTTCAGCCAGGTGACAAAATGGCGGGTCGTCATGGTAACAAAGGTGTTATCTCGCGCATTCTTCCGGAAGAAGACATGCCTTATCTTGAAGACGGAAAGCCTGTTGATATCGTACTGAACCCATTGGGTGTTCCGTCCCGTATGAATGTCGGTCAGATTCTGGAAACCCATTTAGGGTGGGCCAGCCATGGTATCGGAGTTCAGATTAACGAGATTATGGAACGCATCTATCGGGGTGCTTCTGACCTTGAACCTCTGAAAAGTAAACTGAATGAAGTTTATGGCGATGAGGAATATGGTGAGAAAATCTCTGACATGGCCGATGATCAGTTCATCGAACTGGGTGAAAATCTAAGAAACGGTGTGCCAATGGCGACACCTGTTTTTGACGGCGCGAAAGAAGTAGACATTGATCGTCTCCTTCAGGTTGCGGGTCTGGATACATCCGGTCAGGTGACATTGATTGATGGCCGTACAGGTGAAACCTTCGACCGTAAGGTGACAGTTGGATACATTTACATGTTGAAACTTCATCACCTTGTGGATGACAAGATCCACGCCCGGTCAATTGGACCATACAGCTTGGTCACTCAGCAGCCGCTTGGTGGTAAAGCTCAGTTCGGTGGACAGCGTTTCGGTGAAATGGAGGTTTGGGCATTGCAGGCTTATGGTGCTGCTTACACCTTGCAGGAAATGCTAACTGTCAAGTCTGACGACGTTGCGGGTCGTACGAAAGTATATGAAGCAATTGTTCGTGGTGATGACACATTTGAAGCCGGTATTCCGGAAAGCTTTAACGTTCTGGTCAAGGAAATGCGTTCCTTGTGTCTGAATGTTGAGCTGTCCCAGATCGGTTACTAA
- the rplL gene encoding 50S ribosomal protein L7/L12, with amino-acid sequence MADLEKIAEDLSALTVLEAAELATLLEDKWGVSAAAPVAVAAAPGAGGGEAAAAEKDEFDVILTAAGEKKINVIKEVRAITGLGLKEAKELVEGAPKPVKEGASKDEAAKLKEQLEGAGASVELK; translated from the coding sequence ATGGCCGATCTCGAAAAGATTGCCGAAGACCTTTCCGCACTTACAGTGCTGGAAGCTGCAGAACTTGCAACACTTCTAGAAGACAAATGGGGCGTTTCTGCCGCAGCACCAGTTGCTGTTGCTGCAGCTCCAGGTGCTGGCGGCGGCGAAGCTGCTGCTGCTGAAAAAGACGAGTTCGACGTTATTCTGACTGCCGCTGGTGAGAAGAAAATTAACGTGATTAAAGAAGTCCGCGCCATCACTGGCCTGGGTCTGAAAGAAGCTAAAGAACTGGTTGAAGGCGCACCGAAGCCTGTTAAAGAAGGCGCTTCTAAAGATGAAGCTGCTAAACTTAAAGAACAGCTCGAAGGTGCTGGTGCTTCTGTTGAACTTAAATAA
- the rplJ gene encoding 50S ribosomal protein L10, whose protein sequence is MDRSQKEALVAEMSGVFANAGVVVVAEYSGLTVAEMTAMRVKMREAGANFKVTKNRLTRLALDGTDYGSLADKLKGPVGIAYSEDPVVAPKVVTEFAKGNDKFVVIGGAMGATELDADGIKSLASLPSLDELRGKLVGLVQAPATKIAGVLQAPAGQLARVLSAKAEQG, encoded by the coding sequence GTGGACCGATCGCAAAAAGAAGCTCTGGTTGCCGAAATGAGCGGTGTCTTTGCAAACGCTGGCGTAGTTGTTGTTGCAGAATACAGTGGCCTCACTGTAGCAGAAATGACAGCCATGCGTGTAAAGATGCGCGAAGCAGGCGCCAACTTCAAAGTGACGAAAAATCGGCTTACACGTCTCGCTCTTGATGGCACGGACTATGGTTCTCTTGCCGACAAGCTGAAAGGCCCAGTCGGTATTGCATATTCTGAGGATCCTGTAGTAGCCCCTAAGGTTGTTACAGAATTCGCAAAAGGGAATGACAAGTTTGTTGTTATTGGTGGTGCAATGGGTGCAACTGAGCTTGATGCTGATGGCATTAAGTCTCTTGCAAGCCTTCCATCTCTCGACGAACTTCGTGGAAAACTTGTTGGTCTTGTACAGGCTCCAGCGACGAAAATCGCAGGCGTTCTACAAGCACCAGCTGGACAGTTGGCCCGTGTCCTGTCGGCGAAAGCCGAACAGGGTTAG
- the rplA gene encoding 50S ribosomal protein L1: MAKLTKRQKVAADAIDSEKLYALNEAVELVKSNATSKFDETVEIAMNLGVDPRHADQMVRGVIQLPNGTGKSVRVAVFARGDKADEAKAAGAELVGAEDLMEIIQGGNMDFDRCIATPDMMAVVGRLGKVLGPRGLMPNPKLGTVTPNVADAVKAAKGGQVEFRAEKTGIVHAGVGKSSFTADALNENIKAFVAAVVKAKPAGAKGQYLKRMALSSTMGPGVKVEISELS; this comes from the coding sequence ATGGCGAAATTGACTAAAAGACAAAAAGTTGCAGCAGACGCTATCGATTCTGAAAAGCTCTATGCACTGAACGAAGCTGTAGAACTGGTTAAATCCAACGCAACTTCCAAATTCGACGAAACTGTTGAAATCGCAATGAACCTGGGCGTTGACCCACGTCATGCTGATCAGATGGTTCGTGGTGTTATTCAGCTGCCTAATGGTACTGGTAAATCTGTTCGCGTTGCTGTGTTCGCACGGGGCGATAAGGCCGACGAAGCGAAAGCTGCTGGTGCTGAACTCGTTGGTGCTGAAGACCTGATGGAAATCATTCAGGGCGGCAACATGGATTTCGATCGTTGTATCGCAACTCCAGATATGATGGCTGTTGTTGGCCGTCTTGGTAAGGTACTGGGCCCACGTGGTCTGATGCCAAATCCAAAGCTGGGTACGGTTACACCAAACGTTGCGGACGCTGTTAAGGCGGCCAAAGGCGGTCAGGTTGAATTCCGCGCTGAGAAAACCGGTATTGTTCACGCAGGTGTTGGAAAATCAAGCTTTACTGCCGATGCGCTGAACGAAAATATCAAAGCTTTTGTTGCAGCGGTTGTTAAAGCCAAACCAGCAGGCGCTAAAGGTCAGTATCTGAAAAGAATGGCATTGAGCTCCACTATGGGCCCAGGTGTCAAAGTAGAAATTAGCGAACTTTCGTAA
- the rplK gene encoding 50S ribosomal protein L11 — protein sequence MAKKIQGYIKLQVPAGQANPSPPIGPALGQQGVNIMEFCKAFNAATGSMEGGMPIPTVITVFADRSFTFITKTPPASYFLKKAAGQKKGGSTPGRDVAATVTLAQVKEIAEAKMVDLNANDIEAAMEIIKGSARSMGYAVEG from the coding sequence ATGGCAAAGAAGATACAAGGCTATATCAAGCTGCAGGTCCCGGCGGGACAGGCAAATCCTTCACCACCGATTGGTCCGGCTTTGGGTCAACAGGGTGTGAATATTATGGAATTCTGTAAAGCATTTAATGCTGCGACAGGTAGTATGGAAGGCGGCATGCCGATCCCTACTGTGATCACAGTGTTTGCTGACCGGTCTTTCACATTCATTACTAAAACGCCACCAGCCTCTTATTTCCTTAAGAAGGCAGCAGGTCAGAAAAAAGGTGGTAGCACACCTGGTCGTGATGTTGCAGCGACAGTTACTTTGGCTCAGGTCAAGGAAATCGCTGAAGCGAAAATGGTTGACCTCAATGCAAATGATATCGAAGCCGCGATGGAAATCATCAAAGGCTCTGCCCGTTCTATGGGCTATGCGGTAGAGGGCTGA